Proteins from a genomic interval of Trifolium pratense cultivar HEN17-A07 linkage group LG6, ARS_RC_1.1, whole genome shotgun sequence:
- the LOC123890394 gene encoding protein ABSCISIC ACID-INSENSITIVE 5: MVVRDGEMNWQQGEVDSLQREEEAIKNDVNNGIPSSLGRQSSSIYSLTLDEFQHSLCDSGKNFGSMNMDEFLSSIWNAEENQQAASNNNNNNSSNNNNLSVIQKDSTQASLPRQNSLSIPAPLCRKTVEQVWSEIHKEQQHHHNNNNVAQNTESTPRQPTFGEMTLEDFLVKAGIVREQHSAMPVALAPPPPAAAASHRPQQHYAAVYPNNNSTMAQAASFAIGGGAGNVVVPPYQAVAQGGGAVGEPSVSGYAGNGKRDGIGTGYPAPPGVCYGGRMVNGGAGGYAVPVPQTMGMGGPVSPVSSDGIGNDNSGGPFGLDMSGLRGRKRMADGPVERVVERRQRRMIKNRESAARSRARKQAYTVELEAELNQLREENSQLKQALAELERRRRQQCLEETNVRVQTKAQKAKEKLRGLRRNTSCHL, from the exons ATGGTGGTAAGGGACGGTGAGATGAATTGGCAACAAGGGGAGGTAGATTCGTTGCAGAGGGAAGAAGAAGCGATCAAGAATGACGTCAACAATGGCATCCCATCATCACTTGGAAGACAATCATCCTCGATATACTCACTCACTCTTGACGAGTTTCAACACTCTCTTTGTGATAGCGGCAAGAATTTCGGGTCGATGAACATGGACGAGTTCCTCAGTAGTATCTGGAATGCAGAAGAAAATCAACAAGCTGCTtccaacaataataataacaacagcagcaacaacaatAACTTATCTGTAATTCAGAAAGATAGCACACAGGCGAGTCTTCCTCGACAAAATTCGCTGTCGATTCCAGCACCTCTTTGTAGGAAAACTGTTGAACAAGTTTGGTCTGAGATACACAAAGAACAACAGCACCATCACAATAATAACAATGTTGCCCAAAATACTGAGTCTACCCCTCGACAACCGACTTTTGGAGAGATGACCTTGGAGGATTTCTTGGTTAAAGCTGGGATAGTTAGGGAACAACATTCTGCTATGCCAGTTGCATTAGCACCACCACCTCCAGCAGCAGCAGCATCTCACCGACCACAGCAGCATTATGCCGCGGTGTATCCAAATAACAACTCTACAATGGCTCAGGCTGCTTCTTTTGCTATTGGTGGTGGCGCTGGGAATGTCGTTGTACCACCTTACCAAGCTGTGGCTCAAGGAGGTGGGGCAGTTGGAGAGCCTTCGGTTTCAGGATATGCTGGAAATGGTAAGAGGGATGGTATAGGAACGGGGTATCCAGCCCCTCCAGGGGTTTGTTATGGAGGGAGAATGGTGAATGGAGGAGCAGGCGGTTATGCCGTCCCAGTGCCACAAACTATGGGAATGGGCGGACCGGTTAGTCCAGTTTCATCCGATGGCATTGGTAACGACAACTCGGGTGGACCATTTGGGCTTGACATGAGTGGTTTAAGAGGAAGAAAGAGGATGGCTGATGGTCCTGTTGAAAGGGTAGTTGAGAGAAGGCAAAGAAGAATGATCAAGAATAGAGAGTCAGCAGCAAGATCTAGAGCCAGAAAACAG GCATACACAGTTGAATTAGAAGCAGAACTGAACCAATTAAGAGAAGAGAATTCTCAACTGAAACAAGCACTG GCCGAACTCGAGAGGAGAAGAAGACAACAG TGTTTAGAGGAAACAAATGTGAGAGTTCAAACTAAAGCTCAGAAGGCAAAAGAGAAACTAAGAGGCTTAAGAAGGAACACAAGTTGTCATCTTTGA
- the LOC123890395 gene encoding protein CENTRORADIALIS-like — protein MARMSQEPLIVGRVIGEVLDFFTTSMKMTVSFNKKQVFNGHEFFPSTINIKPKVEIDGGDMRSFFTLVMTDPDVPGPSDPYLREHLHWIVTDIPGTTDATFGKEVVSYEIPKPNIGIHRFVFVLFKQKSRDSVTVTPSSRDHFNTRNFASQNNLGLPVAAVYFNAQRETAARRR, from the exons ATGGCAAGAATGTCTCAAGAACCACTTATTGTTGGGAGAGTGATAGGTGAAGTTCTTGATTTCTTCACCACAAGCATGAAAATGACTGTGAGTTTCAACAAGAAACAAGTCTTCAATGGTCATGAGTTTTTCCCTTCCACTATCAACATCAAGCCAAAAGTTGAGATTGATGGTGGTGACATGAGATCCTTCTTCACACTG GTGATGACTGACCCTGATGTTCCTGGCCCTAGTGACCCTTATCTGAGAGAACACTTGCACTG GATTGTGACAGATATTCCAGGAACAACAGATGCTACATTTG GGAAAGAAGTGGTAAGCTATGAAATACCAAAGCCAAATATTGGAATCCACAGGTTTGTGTTTGTTCTGTTCAAACAAAAAAGCAGAGATTCAGTGACAGTAACACCATCTTCAAGGGATCATTTCAACACTCGCAACTTTGCTTCACAGAATAACCTTGGTCTTCCTGTTGCTGCTGTTTACTTCAATGCTCAGAGAGAAACTGCTGCAAGAAGACGCTAG
- the LOC123890393 gene encoding F-box/LRR-repeat protein At1g67190-like: protein MENFPVEVIGIILSHLGSARDIVIASLTCKKWKDAWHNYLHALSFNTRDWHIYGEVCSGHLEMFITCTLFQTRGLQCLTILMDYDHVFNVTPVIAWVMSTRDTLRQLRYNVRTWPDFNIIDKCGRERLEVLSLARNPILRVDPRYHKFPCLKSLSLSSVSISALDLSLLLSACPKLETFSIVSPDIAMSDLQASIELNSSSLKEFFIESFVVDRFILEAESLENLHLTDCTFEVFELIGKGTLKVLKIEDVSVIHLDIGDSTENLEILDVFHSTILWPEFYNMISKASNLKKLRLWSVVFDNEDEVVDIETISACFPRLTHLSLSYDLKDGVLHYGLQGLSSLMNVVVLELGWTTISDLFSVWVAGLLEGCPNLKKLVIYGYIAEVKPHEELQTFSRFSEFMLQLVRKYSHVKFDFHYE, encoded by the coding sequence ATGGAGAATTTTCCTGTTGAAGTAATTGGTATCATATTATCCCATCTTGGGTCTGCTAGGGATATTGTGATTGCATCCTTAACTTGCAAGAAATGGAAAGATGCTTGGCACAATTACCTCCACGCTCTTTCTTTCAATACTCGTGATTGGCACATATATGGCGAAGTTTGTTCTGGTCACTTGGAAATGTTTATCACTTGTACACTTTTTCAAACTAGAGGATTGCAGTGCTTAACAATTTTAATGGATTATGACCATGTGTTTAATGTTACTCCTGTCATTGCTTGGGTTATGTCTACAAGGGATACTTTGCGCCAGCTGCGTTATAATGTGAGAACATGGCCTGATTTCAATATCATTGATAAATGCGGCAGGGAAAGATTGGAAGTTTTGTCCTTGGCTCGTAACCCTATCTTGCGTGTTGACCCAAGGTATCacaaatttccttgcttgaagTCGTTGTCGTTGAGTTCCGTTAGCATCTCGGCGTTGGATTTGAGTCTTCTGCTTTCTGCATGTCCgaaacttgaaactttttctaTAGTTAGTCCAGATATCGCTATGTCGGATTTGCAGGCTTCCATAGAGCTCAACAGCTCTTCTTTGAAGGAGTTCTTTATCGAGTCATTTGTTGTCGATAGATTCATATTGGAAGCGGAATCACTCGAGAATCTACATCTGACAGATTGTACCTTTGAGGTTTTCGAATTGATCGGTAAAGGGACATTGAAAGTATTGAAGATCGAGGATGTGAGTGTTATCCATCTCGACATTGGGGATAGTACGGAGAACCTTGAGATTCTAGATGTTTTTCACTCCACAATTTTGTGGCCGGAATTTTATAACATGATCTCGAAAGCGTCAAATTTAAAAAAGCTTAGACTGTGGAGTGTTGTTTTTGATAATGAGGATGAGGTTGTTGATATAGAAACCATTTCTGCTTGTTTTCCAAGACTAACACACCTTTCCTTAAGTTATGATTTAAAAGATGGAGTGCTTCATTATGGCTTGCAGGGTTTGTCTTCTCTTATGAATGTGGTTGTGTTAGAACTTGGATGGACTACAATCAGTGATCTTTTCTCAGTTTGGGTAGCTGGACTTTTGGAAGGATGTCCTAACCTAAAGAAATTGGTCATTTATGGTTACATTGCTGAGGTTAAACCACATGAAGAGCTTCAAACTTTTTCTAGATTTTCTGAATTCATGCTTCAACTAGTAAGAAAATATAGTCATGTAAAGTTTGATTTTCATTATGAGTAG
- the LOC123890392 gene encoding F-box/LRR-repeat protein At1g67190-like, which translates to MENLPVEVIGTILSHLGSARGIVIASLTCKKWKDAWHNHLHTLSFDTRDWHLYREICSSHMEMVITRTLLQTRGLQCLTIFMDDDHTFNVTPVIAWVMYTRNTLRQLRYNVRTSPNFNIIDKCGRQRLEVLSLAHNPILRVDPRYHKFPCLKSLSLSFVSISALDLSLLLSACPKLETFSIVSPDIAMSDLQASIELSSSSLKDFFIESFDVDRFILEADLLENLHLKDCTFEVFELIGKGTLKVLKIDDVSVIHLDIGDSTENLEIVDVLHFTILWPEFYNMISKASNLKKLRLWSVVFDNEDEVVDIETISACFPRLTHLSLSYDLKDGVLHYGLQGLSSLMNVVVLELGWTTISDLFSVWVAGLLEGCPNLKKLVIYGYIFEVSTHEELQTFARFSEFMLRLGRKYSHVKFDFDYE; encoded by the coding sequence ATGGAGAATCTTCCTGTTGAAGTTATTGGTACAATATTATCCCATCTTGGGTCTGCTAGGGGTATTGTGATTGCATCCTTAACTTGCAAGAAATGGAAAGATGCTTGGCACAATCACCTCCATACTCTTTCTTTCGATACTCGTGATTGGCACCTATATCGCGAAATTTGTTCTAGTCACATGGAAATGGTTATCACTCGTACACTTCTTCAAACTAGAGGATTGCAGTGCTTAACGATTTTTATGGATGATGATCATACGTTTAATGTTACTCCTGTCATTGCTTGGGTTATGTATACAAGGAATACTTTGCGCCAGCTGCGTTATAATGTGAGAACGTCCCCTAATTTCAATATCATTGATAAATGCGGAAGGCAAAGATTGGAAGTTTTGTCCTTAGCTCACAACCCTATCTTGCGTGTTGACCCGAGGTATCacaaatttccttgcttgaagTCTTTGTCGTTGAGTTTCGTTAGCATCTCAGCATTGGATTTGAGTCTTCTGCTTTCTGCATGTCCgaaacttgaaactttttctaTAGTTAGTCCAGATATTGCTATGTCGGATTTGCAGGCTTCCATAGAGCTCAGCAGCTCTTCTTTGAAGGATTTCTTTATTGAGTCATTTGATGTCGATAGATTCATATTGGAAGCGGATTTACTCGAGAATCTACATCTGAAAGATTGTACCTTTGAGGTTTTCGAATTGATCGGTAAAGGGACGCTGAAAGTACTGAAGATCGATGACGTGAGTGTTATCCATCTCGACATTGGGGATAGTACAGAGAACCTTGAGATTGTAGATGTTTTGCACTTCACAATTTTGTGGCCGGAATTTTATAACATGATCTCGAAAGCGTCAAATTTAAAAAAGCTTAGACTGTGGAGTGTTGTTTTTGACAACGAGGACGAGGTTGTTGATATAGAGACTATTTCTGCTTGTTTTCCAAGACTAACACACCTTTCCTTAAGTTATGATTTAAAAGATGGAGTGCTTCATTATGGCTTGCAGGGTTTATCTTCTCTTATGAATGTGGTTGTGTTAGAACTTGGATGGACTACAATCAGTGATCTTTTCTCAGTTTGGGTAGCTGGACTTTTGGAAGGATGTCCTAATCTAAAAAAGTTGGTCATTTATGGTTATATTTTTGAGGTCTCAACACATGAAGAGCTTCAAACTTTTGCTAGATTTTCTGAATTCATGCTTCGACTAGGAAGAAAATATAGTCATGTaaagtttgattttgattatgaGTAG